A window of the Virgibacillus pantothenticus genome harbors these coding sequences:
- a CDS encoding DUF2812 domain-containing protein encodes MKKSFLKKVSKKFSAFTEEEQWLQTMVQNGWILKKYSDEGEGGCSYIFEPIQKKDVIYKIDFREFNRKKDYQEYKDLFEDAGWKLLSKNQSYSKHIFYTSSTNKQSDIFSDAPSYIEREKRKMSASLRDAIIYLVISCICLALRIIFERTSFYGPSGLFLIISIKYVMDYLKHRKTYKSLIGKGNQFKKQPIS; translated from the coding sequence GTGAAGAAAAGTTTTTTGAAAAAAGTAAGCAAGAAGTTTTCTGCATTTACTGAAGAAGAGCAATGGCTACAAACGATGGTACAAAATGGATGGATATTAAAAAAGTATAGCGACGAGGGCGAAGGCGGATGCTCTTACATTTTTGAACCGATTCAAAAAAAAGATGTCATTTATAAGATTGATTTCCGTGAATTTAATAGAAAAAAGGATTACCAAGAATATAAAGATCTATTTGAAGATGCTGGATGGAAATTACTATCAAAAAACCAATCGTATTCTAAACATATATTTTACACATCATCTACAAATAAACAAAGCGATATTTTTTCTGACGCCCCCTCTTACATAGAACGTGAGAAACGAAAAATGTCAGCTTCATTAAGAGATGCGATTATCTATCTAGTAATATCTTGTATTTGTTTGGCGTTACGTATTATTTTCGAACGCACTTCTTTTTATGGTCCCAGTGGGTTATTTTTAATTATAAGCATAAAATATGTTATGGATTACCTTAAACATAGAAAAACTTATAAATCACTAATTGGAAAAGGAAATCAATTTAAAAAGCAACCAATATCGTAA
- a CDS encoding PadR family transcriptional regulator, with translation MINPLSEPTYLIMLALYQGPLHGYGIIKAIENVSRGIYVIAPGTLYGVIKNIQKKGWIQTIEIESGSRRRITYRITDDGKEALLAEYNKYINLIHMSKIILHESEE, from the coding sequence ATGATTAATCCATTGTCTGAGCCTACATATTTAATCATGTTGGCACTTTACCAAGGGCCATTGCATGGTTATGGAATAATTAAAGCCATTGAAAATGTAAGTAGAGGAATTTATGTTATTGCACCAGGTACACTTTACGGCGTGATAAAAAATATTCAGAAGAAAGGATGGATCCAAACAATAGAAATTGAATCAGGAAGTCGTAGAAGGATAACATACCGTATCACAGATGACGGAAAAGAAGCCCTACTTGCGGAATATAACAAATATATAAATCTAATCCATATGTCTAAAATAATCCTTCATGAAAGCGAGGAGTAA
- a CDS encoding FeoB-associated Cys-rich membrane protein yields MIVNILIGLVIFGYAGWMMVRHIKKSKQGKCAACALKKSCSSSCTETDSASMKKLK; encoded by the coding sequence ATGATTGTGAATATATTAATTGGTTTAGTTATATTTGGGTATGCGGGCTGGATGATGGTTCGCCATATAAAAAAAAGCAAACAAGGTAAGTGTGCAGCCTGTGCACTTAAAAAATCCTGTAGCAGTTCTTGCACTGAAACAGACTCAGCTTCTATGAAGAAGTTGAAATAG
- the feoB gene encoding ferrous iron transport protein B, whose translation MSQFALFGNPNTGKTSLFNNLTGSYEYVGNWSGVTIEKKVGKLRNQKGLLVDLPGVYSLNPLSKDEEVVTEFLLTGEFEKILNIIDASQLKRNLQLTIQLMEFGKPLIVGLNMIDVAQIRGMKINNKKLADLLGVSIVPIIARTGKGCDLLTKELTNHTTEESQTTSIFKVDYGFLEEMIDRISKLIPNEANLNKRWVAIQYLESNKRVTSYLDQHMSSTAMLEQMKREAEEELVKRGHSFSLRQFIYHMRDQKIIHILEQVITVTSSNKTTTTELIDRIVTNKFLGLPIFLFSMYVMFMLTFDWLGSPLSDVLDGFFSGPLTNGLENGLNAIGASSFIKDLVLNGIVAGVGGVLVFVPQIFIMFFLISFLEDSGYMARVAMVMDRIMESIGLNGKAFIPMIIGFGCNVPGIMAARTIEQPKERLLTILLTPLMSCSARLPVYALFVGAFFVKHRALVVLSLYVLGIVVAMVMARIFSYLFLKNEKSVFVIELPPYRVPQALTLWRSTWEKGKGFIRKAGTFIFAGSVLIWLLTYAGPHGLNVDMDDSFLALIGGVLAPIFQPLGFGTWQAAASLLTGFLAKEVVVSTMNIIYHVPDTASLTGILSAQYSALSALSFMSFILLYVPCLATVATIRKETASKKWTYISIIYSLLIAYVISIIIYQIGGLFF comes from the coding sequence GTGTCTCAATTTGCATTATTTGGAAACCCCAATACTGGTAAAACATCACTTTTTAATAACCTAACAGGATCCTATGAATATGTAGGAAACTGGAGCGGTGTAACGATTGAAAAAAAGGTGGGCAAGCTTCGCAACCAAAAAGGTCTGTTAGTCGATCTGCCTGGTGTATACTCATTAAATCCTCTTTCTAAAGACGAAGAAGTGGTGACAGAATTTTTATTGACGGGTGAATTTGAGAAAATATTGAATATTATTGATGCTTCCCAGCTAAAACGCAATCTACAGCTAACGATTCAATTAATGGAATTTGGCAAGCCTCTTATAGTGGGGCTTAATATGATAGATGTCGCCCAAATAAGAGGGATGAAAATTAATAACAAGAAGCTAGCAGACCTATTAGGTGTCAGTATAGTTCCGATTATAGCTCGAACGGGTAAAGGCTGTGATCTATTAACGAAGGAACTAACGAACCATACAACGGAAGAATCGCAGACTACTTCTATTTTTAAAGTGGACTATGGATTTTTAGAAGAAATGATTGATCGAATCAGCAAACTTATTCCAAATGAAGCTAACTTGAATAAAAGATGGGTGGCTATTCAATATTTAGAAAGTAATAAACGAGTAACATCCTATTTGGATCAACACATGTCAAGTACAGCTATGCTTGAACAAATGAAGCGGGAAGCAGAAGAAGAACTTGTAAAGCGCGGGCATTCTTTCTCTTTAAGGCAATTTATCTACCATATGAGAGATCAAAAAATTATTCATATATTGGAACAGGTTATAACGGTCACTTCGTCAAATAAAACGACTACGACTGAATTAATAGATCGCATAGTCACAAACAAATTTCTTGGCCTGCCAATTTTCTTATTCTCTATGTACGTGATGTTTATGCTGACGTTTGATTGGTTAGGATCACCGTTGTCGGATGTATTAGATGGATTTTTCTCTGGCCCGTTAACTAACGGCTTGGAGAATGGATTAAATGCTATTGGTGCTTCTAGTTTCATTAAAGACTTGGTGCTTAATGGAATTGTGGCTGGTGTAGGTGGAGTGCTCGTATTTGTCCCACAAATTTTTATCATGTTTTTCCTTATCTCTTTCCTAGAGGATTCTGGTTATATGGCTCGGGTTGCAATGGTGATGGACAGGATAATGGAATCCATCGGACTTAACGGGAAAGCTTTTATTCCAATGATTATTGGTTTTGGATGTAATGTTCCCGGAATTATGGCAGCACGTACCATTGAACAACCAAAAGAAAGGTTGTTAACGATTTTACTAACGCCTTTAATGTCTTGCTCTGCACGTCTTCCTGTATATGCTTTATTCGTTGGTGCCTTTTTTGTGAAACATCGAGCATTAGTGGTCCTTTCTCTATATGTGCTTGGAATTGTCGTAGCTATGGTGATGGCGCGAATATTTTCCTATCTATTCTTAAAAAATGAAAAAAGTGTGTTTGTTATCGAGTTACCCCCATACCGTGTTCCTCAAGCTTTAACATTATGGAGGAGTACATGGGAAAAAGGGAAAGGGTTTATTCGGAAGGCAGGGACGTTTATTTTTGCAGGTTCGGTTTTAATATGGTTGCTGACCTATGCAGGACCACACGGATTAAATGTGGACATGGACGATAGCTTTCTTGCTTTGATTGGTGGAGTTTTGGCACCTATTTTTCAACCATTAGGATTTGGAACTTGGCAAGCAGCTGCATCCTTACTAACGGGATTTCTAGCAAAGGAAGTAGTTGTATCTACCATGAATATTATTTATCATGTTCCGGATACAGCGTCACTGACAGGCATATTAAGTGCTCAATATTCTGCTCTTTCAGCATTGAGTTTTATGTCATTTATCCTGCTATATGTTCCATGCTTAGCGACAGTAGCTACCATTAGAAAAGAAACGGCTTCTAAAAAATGGACCTATATCTCCATTATATATTCCTTGCTCATCGCTTATGTCATTTCTATCATCATCTATCAAATTGGAGGACTATTCTTTTAA
- a CDS encoding FeoA family protein, translated as MNLTDLQQGKTAVVSDVTKLNDIVKQRLIDMGLVEGQEVCLKCTMPFGGPVMVEVCGQCLSLRRKEASRIGVR; from the coding sequence ATGAATCTTACTGATTTACAGCAAGGTAAAACAGCTGTCGTATCAGATGTTACAAAATTAAATGATATAGTAAAACAACGTTTAATCGATATGGGTCTCGTGGAAGGTCAAGAAGTTTGTTTAAAATGTACCATGCCATTTGGCGGTCCTGTAATGGTCGAAGTGTGTGGACAATGTCTCAGTTTACGTCGTAAAGAAGCATCACGTATAGGGGTGAGATAA
- a CDS encoding cell wall hydrolase → MPRVAYTDSDVALVARMMRAEAEGEGQLGMLMVGNVIVNRLVANCLDFKGLRSIYDVIFQIQGGNYSFEAVQKGNVFYNRARSVEKRLAKRVLDYWRDHPSKFALWYFNPYAPCPPTWYGQPFTGQYKLHCYYEPQANTCESVYMG, encoded by the coding sequence ATGCCAAGGGTAGCATATACAGATAGTGATGTGGCTTTAGTGGCAAGGATGATGCGAGCAGAGGCTGAAGGTGAAGGACAGCTAGGAATGCTTATGGTTGGTAATGTTATTGTAAATCGATTAGTTGCTAATTGTTTAGACTTTAAAGGTTTAAGGTCCATATACGACGTGATTTTTCAAATACAGGGAGGCAATTACTCTTTCGAAGCTGTACAAAAAGGAAATGTTTTCTATAACAGAGCGAGAAGTGTAGAAAAGAGATTAGCCAAAAGAGTGTTAGATTACTGGAGAGATCATCCATCCAAGTTTGCGCTATGGTATTTTAATCCCTATGCTCCGTGTCCTCCTACATGGTATGGTCAACCATTTACAGGGCAATACAAGTTACATTGTTATTATGAACCACAGGCAAATACATGCGAAAGTGTTTATATGGGCTAG
- a CDS encoding isocitrate lyase/phosphoenolpyruvate mutase family protein: MARRLENCNSLGYADSELIDFEKHFGIIKTITENVKTPVSADVEVGYGDGTE; encoded by the coding sequence TTGGCACGACGGCTGGAGAATTGTAATTCTCTTGGATATGCAGATAGTGAACTAATTGATTTTGAAAAGCATTTTGGAATTATCAAAACAATTACAGAAAATGTGAAAACACCTGTCTCTGCAGATGTTGAGGTAGGTTATGGTGATGGCACGGAATAG
- the rlmH gene encoding 23S rRNA (pseudouridine(1915)-N(3))-methyltransferase RlmH, with translation MKITIVSVGKLKEKYLKQGIQEYLKRLNTYAKVDIIEVADEKAPENLSEAQMIDVKQKEGERILSHIHPDTYVITLEINGKMLTSEQFASKLDELATYGKSKIAFVIGGSLGISTDVQNRSDLALSFSKMTFPHQMMRFILLEQVYRAFRINRGEPYHK, from the coding sequence ATGAAAATCACCATTGTATCCGTAGGAAAATTAAAAGAAAAGTACTTAAAGCAAGGCATACAAGAATATTTAAAACGCTTAAACACGTACGCAAAAGTAGACATCATTGAAGTTGCAGATGAAAAAGCCCCAGAAAACCTAAGTGAAGCCCAAATGATAGATGTTAAGCAAAAAGAAGGCGAACGCATTTTAAGCCATATTCATCCAGATACATATGTTATCACGTTAGAAATTAACGGCAAAATGCTTACCTCAGAACAATTTGCCAGCAAATTGGATGAACTCGCTACCTATGGGAAAAGCAAAATAGCCTTTGTCATTGGCGGGTCACTTGGAATTAGTACAGACGTTCAAAACCGCAGTGATTTAGCTTTGTCCTTTTCGAAAATGACCTTCCCACATCAGATGATGCGGTTCATTTTGTTGGAGCAGGTGTATAGAGCATTTCGGATTAATCGGGGGGAACCGTACCACAAGTGA
- a CDS encoding PadR family transcriptional regulator, whose protein sequence is MKTYNHTTYALLGILTLDCRTGYEIKQLIDQSLNHFWKISYGQIYPNLKKLVTDGLATVKVKSQDGKPDRKEYFLTTKGKEVLQNWLAEPLQQITDERNEVLLKLFFSRHQPADQTQSLLLHYKEELQKKIDTYKAIEEMIMNWNPQSPDATYWLYTLDYGRRTTRAAIEWCEATIEKIK, encoded by the coding sequence TTGAAAACTTATAATCATACCACCTATGCGCTGCTTGGGATTTTAACCTTAGATTGTCGAACCGGTTATGAAATTAAACAACTGATCGATCAGAGCTTAAATCACTTTTGGAAAATTAGCTATGGACAAATCTACCCTAATCTAAAAAAGTTAGTTACCGATGGTTTAGCAACAGTTAAGGTCAAGTCACAGGATGGAAAACCAGATCGAAAGGAGTATTTCCTCACTACCAAGGGGAAAGAGGTTTTACAAAACTGGTTAGCTGAGCCATTGCAGCAAATTACGGATGAGCGCAACGAAGTTCTTTTAAAGCTATTTTTTAGCCGGCATCAGCCTGCGGATCAGACTCAATCGTTATTACTTCATTACAAAGAAGAATTACAGAAAAAAATAGACACCTATAAAGCGATTGAAGAAATGATAATGAACTGGAACCCTCAAAGTCCTGATGCTACATATTGGCTATATACATTGGACTACGGGAGGCGAACAACTAGAGCTGCTATTGAATGGTGCGAAGCTACGATAGAAAAAATAAAATAA
- a CDS encoding DUF4188 domain-containing protein: MKKQVYSGRYTVENEEDIVVFLIGMRVNRRLAVHKWFPVFSAMPGMIKELYTHKDTLGFLSMENYFGLRTTLMVQYWRSTEDLLAYARGKQHLAAWKVFNQKASSTDAVGIYHETYVIPKGNYEAIYANMPLYGLSKANKHIPVSPKRTTAKQRLKKNKVI; the protein is encoded by the coding sequence ATGAAAAAACAGGTTTATTCTGGTCGCTATACCGTAGAAAATGAAGAAGATATCGTTGTGTTTTTAATTGGCATGCGGGTTAACCGCAGATTAGCTGTGCATAAATGGTTCCCGGTTTTTTCTGCCATGCCAGGAATGATTAAAGAACTTTACACACATAAAGATACGTTAGGGTTTTTATCTATGGAAAATTACTTTGGTCTTCGCACAACATTGATGGTGCAATATTGGCGGTCTACTGAAGATTTGCTTGCCTATGCAAGAGGTAAACAACATTTAGCCGCATGGAAAGTATTTAATCAAAAAGCGAGCAGTACAGATGCTGTCGGTATCTATCACGAGACTTATGTCATACCAAAGGGAAATTATGAAGCTATCTATGCAAATATGCCATTATATGGGTTGTCAAAGGCAAACAAGCATATTCCTGTCTCGCCAAAACGTACAACTGCTAAACAGCGATTGAAAAAGAATAAAGTTATCTAA
- a CDS encoding helix-turn-helix domain-containing protein, producing MRDIGYTIKLHRTKRNLTQEELSEGIVSLSYLSKIENQKARANPEIIQALCNRLGIELTNISDLQIEEQCKKWYDMLYDHFDKQEIMTRYKELQKVMDRSINNQTIMFEIHKIRYYIILRDFQKALHKMNELHEMADSFNPPHKYYWNKFQGNYYSFKEEHQQSLHCYKKAEKVHRSAEIEEEEIADLYYAISIQHSHLLNGLETINYAEKAMAVFQRNYNFIRCAQCHIMLGIAYQRIKMYDLALENYNQAMYLGKLNNEEQVIQLAYLNLGLFYFTTGNSKKSIENYALALKTTDLDDELRLDAITHLIHSFYQNNENSKAKEYLTLAWDALRLSKEKEYYSFYRYTTQVYTYLLNGELKDFVSILVEEFIPYLKQRKNYQYAVFYSKLLASYLEDTDKHRGSMQYYKWSYVKSWGGVR from the coding sequence TTGAGGGATATTGGCTATACTATAAAGTTACACCGAACAAAGCGAAATTTGACACAAGAGGAACTATCAGAAGGCATTGTTTCTTTATCCTATTTATCAAAGATAGAAAATCAAAAAGCAAGAGCAAACCCAGAGATTATTCAGGCATTATGTAATCGACTAGGAATCGAACTTACAAATATTTCTGATTTACAAATTGAAGAACAGTGTAAGAAATGGTATGACATGTTATATGATCATTTTGATAAACAGGAAATTATGACGAGATATAAAGAATTGCAAAAGGTAATGGATAGAAGTATTAACAACCAAACCATAATGTTTGAGATTCATAAAATTCGTTACTATATTATTTTACGCGATTTTCAAAAAGCCTTACATAAAATGAATGAGCTCCACGAGATGGCAGACTCTTTTAACCCCCCACATAAATATTACTGGAATAAATTTCAAGGTAATTACTACTCCTTTAAGGAAGAGCATCAGCAATCTTTACACTGTTATAAAAAAGCCGAGAAAGTGCATCGTTCAGCGGAAATTGAAGAAGAAGAGATTGCTGATTTGTATTATGCCATTTCCATTCAACATAGTCATTTACTAAATGGATTAGAAACTATAAATTATGCAGAAAAAGCAATGGCTGTGTTTCAGCGAAATTATAACTTCATACGTTGCGCTCAATGTCATATCATGCTAGGGATTGCTTATCAACGAATAAAAATGTATGATCTTGCGTTAGAAAATTATAATCAGGCAATGTATCTAGGTAAGTTAAATAACGAAGAACAAGTTATTCAGTTAGCCTATCTTAATTTAGGGCTGTTTTATTTTACAACAGGGAATTCAAAAAAATCTATCGAAAATTATGCGCTTGCCTTAAAAACTACAGACTTAGATGATGAACTTAGATTAGATGCTATTACTCACTTAATACATAGTTTTTACCAGAATAATGAGAACTCAAAAGCAAAGGAATATTTAACCCTCGCGTGGGATGCTCTTAGACTATCTAAAGAAAAAGAATATTACAGTTTTTATAGATACACTACCCAAGTGTATACATACTTATTAAATGGAGAACTAAAGGATTTTGTATCTATACTAGTAGAGGAATTTATTCCGTATTTAAAACAAAGGAAAAACTACCAATATGCAGTGTTTTATTCTAAGCTGTTAGCCTCTTATTTAGAAGATACGGACAAGCATAGAGGATCTATGCAGTACTATAAATGGTCCTATGTCAAAAGTTGGGGTGGAGTGAGGTAG
- the guaC gene encoding GMP reductase, with protein MDNVFDYEDIQLIPAKCIVRSRSECDTSVTLGKHTFKLPVVPANMKTIIDEKIALMLAENGYFYIMHRFEPEKRAEFIKDMHARGLIASISVGVKDEEYDFVKQLAADKLIPEYITIDIAHGHSESVIKMIKHIKKHLAESFLIAGNVGTPEAVRELENAGADATKVGIGPGKVCITKIKTGFGTGGWQLAALRWCSRAASKPIIADGGIRTHGDIAKSIRFGATMVMIGSLFAGHEESPGETIEKDGKILKEYFGSASEFQKGERKNVEGKKMLVEHKGSLKDTLQEMEQDLQSSISYAGGKKLEAIRTVDYVVVKNSIFNGDKIVY; from the coding sequence ATGGATAATGTATTTGATTATGAAGATATTCAATTAATTCCCGCAAAATGTATTGTACGCAGCCGTTCTGAATGTGATACGAGTGTCACATTGGGCAAGCATACATTTAAATTACCTGTCGTTCCTGCGAATATGAAAACGATTATTGATGAGAAAATTGCATTAATGTTAGCCGAAAATGGCTATTTCTATATCATGCACCGTTTTGAACCAGAAAAACGTGCGGAGTTCATAAAAGATATGCACGCACGTGGCCTAATTGCTTCCATTAGTGTTGGTGTGAAGGATGAGGAATATGATTTTGTAAAGCAGTTAGCCGCTGATAAATTAATTCCAGAATATATTACGATCGATATTGCGCATGGACATTCAGAGTCCGTCATTAAAATGATTAAGCATATTAAAAAACATTTAGCTGAAAGCTTCTTGATTGCTGGAAATGTTGGTACACCAGAAGCTGTCCGTGAATTGGAAAACGCTGGTGCTGATGCAACAAAAGTTGGTATTGGACCAGGGAAGGTTTGTATTACAAAAATTAAAACAGGCTTTGGAACTGGTGGCTGGCAATTAGCTGCACTTCGTTGGTGTTCAAGAGCTGCAAGCAAGCCAATTATTGCTGATGGTGGTATTCGTACGCATGGCGATATTGCTAAATCTATCCGTTTCGGTGCAACAATGGTGATGATTGGTTCCCTTTTCGCTGGGCACGAAGAATCTCCAGGTGAAACGATTGAAAAAGACGGAAAGATTTTAAAAGAGTATTTCGGTTCTGCGTCTGAGTTTCAAAAAGGAGAAAGAAAAAACGTGGAAGGTAAAAAGATGCTTGTCGAGCATAAAGGCTCCTTGAAAGATACACTTCAAGAAATGGAGCAAGACTTGCAATCATCTATTTCCTACGCGGGCGGTAAAAAGCTAGAAGCAATCCGCACCGTTGACTATGTAGTAGTGAAAAACTCCATCTTCAATGGCGATAAGATTGTTTATTAA
- a CDS encoding DedA family protein gives MSNLASFITHYGYIGIFIILVLGIIGLPLPDEVLLTYVGYNVFLGHMSLNLSILVAILGSMIGISISYLLGQKLGIPFIKRFGPKLHIKEKNLRWAQKSFNKYGGIFLICGYFIPGIRHIAAYIAGICNYHYLRFAAFAYIGSIIWASTFIILGIILGNHWEYIEKISSHASKIIWLFILGIFFFVLWKKYRNKFK, from the coding sequence ATGTCAAATTTAGCAAGCTTCATAACTCACTACGGCTACATTGGAATTTTTATCATTCTTGTGTTAGGAATTATCGGGCTACCTTTACCTGATGAAGTATTACTTACATATGTTGGATATAATGTCTTTTTGGGTCATATGTCACTAAATCTATCTATTTTGGTTGCTATATTAGGGTCTATGATTGGAATTTCAATCAGTTACCTTCTCGGGCAAAAGCTAGGTATTCCATTTATTAAACGATTTGGTCCGAAGTTGCATATAAAAGAAAAAAATCTCCGTTGGGCACAAAAGAGCTTTAATAAATACGGTGGAATATTTCTTATATGTGGTTACTTCATTCCAGGCATTAGGCATATTGCTGCCTACATAGCTGGTATATGCAATTATCATTATTTGCGCTTCGCTGCCTTTGCTTATATAGGATCAATTATTTGGGCATCTACTTTTATAATCCTAGGAATTATTTTAGGTAACCATTGGGAGTATATTGAAAAAATTTCCTCCCATGCTTCAAAGATTATATGGCTATTCATTTTAGGCATCTTTTTCTTTGTATTATGGAAGAAATATCGAAATAAATTTAAGTAA
- a CDS encoding phosphatidylserine decarboxylase yields MYRRVNVLLKSCLKFLVELTGNRFISQLLIRFTNSKWSRMLVPVFAKVYSINQEEMKKPLSDYQSLHQLFIRKLKPDCRSVYPHKNSIVSPVDGVISDFGSVRDVEDYKIKNKQIILEEMLGSKEKADIYRNGKYIILYLSPRHYHRIHSPVNGKINGSWVLGSKSYPVNSIGFKYGNSPLSTNYRRITEIQSELGKIAVVKVGALNVNSIHLTCRSEHINSGEELGYFSFGSTVVLFIEKADFQFSTDITTNQDIQFGKKLGAISDSLFT; encoded by the coding sequence GTGTATAGGAGAGTGAATGTATTGTTAAAATCATGTTTGAAATTTTTGGTCGAACTAACCGGAAATCGCTTTATATCTCAATTATTAATCCGTTTTACAAATTCAAAATGGAGTCGAATGCTGGTTCCTGTTTTTGCTAAGGTGTATAGCATTAATCAGGAAGAAATGAAAAAGCCACTCTCAGATTATCAAAGCTTGCATCAATTATTTATTAGAAAGCTAAAACCGGATTGTAGATCTGTATATCCACACAAAAATAGTATAGTTAGCCCAGTAGACGGTGTAATAAGTGATTTTGGATCTGTCAGAGATGTTGAAGATTACAAAATAAAAAATAAGCAAATTATATTAGAAGAAATGCTAGGCAGTAAGGAAAAAGCGGATATATACCGAAATGGAAAATACATTATATTGTATTTATCGCCGCGGCATTACCATCGAATACACAGCCCGGTAAATGGTAAAATAAACGGAAGTTGGGTGTTGGGCAGTAAATCTTATCCTGTCAATTCGATTGGTTTTAAATACGGCAATAGCCCCTTATCTACAAATTATCGCCGAATTACTGAAATCCAAAGTGAGCTAGGGAAAATTGCGGTCGTTAAAGTAGGGGCTTTAAATGTTAACAGCATTCATCTTACCTGTCGTTCGGAACATATTAACAGTGGAGAAGAGCTCGGTTATTTTTCTTTCGGCTCCACTGTCGTATTATTTATAGAAAAAGCAGACTTTCAATTTTCGACAGATATAACTACGAATCAGGACATTCAATTTGGAAAAAAACTTGGAGCTATTTCCGATTCGTTATTTACTTAA
- the pssA gene encoding CDP-diacylglycerol--serine O-phosphatidyltransferase: MTFIKQIPNLFTLGNLYCGFLSISYAGSSQYKNAAILILIGMMLDSMDGRLARMLHVESPLGKELDSLADIVTFGVAPSLLIYYTLFLNSGWIGLAICGLFPLFGAYRLARFNICSKEDSMEHFIGVPITAAGGILAILTLFSGFIPSIVTIVIFTALCYLMVSSIKIPSFKKVPLPRYGTIVTIFLGALLTIINLESYKKFPTFLYVATPLYLIYVTYRFIKIRESR, translated from the coding sequence ATGACTTTTATAAAACAAATACCGAACCTATTTACATTAGGAAACTTGTATTGTGGTTTCCTATCTATTAGTTATGCTGGATCAAGTCAATATAAAAATGCAGCTATTCTAATTCTCATTGGTATGATGTTAGACAGTATGGATGGTCGACTTGCCAGAATGTTGCATGTGGAAAGCCCCTTAGGAAAGGAATTGGACTCTTTAGCTGATATTGTTACTTTTGGCGTAGCACCGAGCTTATTAATATACTATACTTTATTTTTAAACAGTGGCTGGATCGGTTTAGCCATATGTGGACTATTTCCACTGTTTGGAGCTTACAGATTAGCGAGATTTAATATTTGCTCTAAAGAAGATTCAATGGAGCATTTTATCGGCGTACCAATTACTGCTGCAGGAGGAATTTTAGCTATATTGACTCTGTTTAGTGGCTTTATTCCTAGTATTGTGACAATCGTGATTTTTACTGCGCTTTGCTATTTAATGGTAAGTTCCATAAAAATACCGAGTTTTAAAAAGGTACCGTTACCGCGTTACGGTACTATTGTAACTATATTCTTAGGAGCGCTTCTTACTATTATTAATTTGGAATCTTATAAGAAATTTCCAACCTTTCTATATGTTGCTACACCGCTTTATCTTATTTATGTTACCTATCGCTTTATTAAAATAAGAGAGAGCAGGTAA